One segment of Odontesthes bonariensis isolate fOdoBon6 chromosome 1, fOdoBon6.hap1, whole genome shotgun sequence DNA contains the following:
- the LOC142378570 gene encoding retinal cone rhodopsin-sensitive cGMP 3',5'-cyclic phosphodiesterase subunit gamma-like, which produces MNAAAAAAAAEANKVVSAEFSQKEGRQFRSKAPKPGQKRFDNGLPGTEEFDDAAVICPWEDFGEEDLSNLAQFGII; this is translated from the exons ATgaacgcagcagcagcagcagcagcagcagaggccaACAAGGTCGTCTCCGCTGAGTTCAGTCAGAAGGAGGGCAGACAGTTCAGGAGCAAAGCTCCCAAACCTGGACAGAAACG CTTTGACAACGGCCTGCCGGGGACGGAGGAGTTCGACG ACGCTGCAGTGATCTGCCCCTGGGAGGACTTTGGTGAGGAGGACCTGAGCAACCTGGCTCAGTTTGGCATCATCTGA